In Aerococcaceae bacterium zg-252, the genomic window CAAGGACACGGTCATGTGGCATTAATTGGTCATTACCATTTGGGAAAATCAATTCCTGCCCACGCATAATATAAGCGATTAGGACATTCGGCTTGATTTTTAATTGGAATAATGGAATATTACATACTTTACTATTGCGTGTTACTCTAAATTGTAATACTTCTACTTGATTATCAGCTAAGCGATATAATGCTTCAACATTAGAACCTTGTATATTCGCTCTTGCTCTGACAAACTGAATGATTTCATTTGCGACTATTTGCTTAGGCGTGATAATCGTGCGTAATGGTACAGAAGTTAATATTTTTAATATTTCAACTCGACTCATTTTCGTAATGACTTTTTTTACACCATTGTGTCTTGCAAATACTGACATTACTAGATTTTCTTCATCTACCCCTGTCAATGACATAAATGAATCAAAATCTTCTAATCCATACTCTTCTAAAATTTCATGATCCGAACCGTCAGCATGAATAACGGTGGCATTAGGAAATTCTTCACTCAAATATTGTGCTCTTTCTCTATCTAACTCAATTACTGTAGCTTTAATTTTACTTTGCTTCAATGCTTTCAATACATAGTAGGCAATTCTACCACCACCAATAATTAAAGTAGAGCGAATCGATTTTTCATTGTTTCCAATTACTTTAAAGAAACGCATCATATCGGTTGCTTCACCGGTAATAAAAATACGATCATTCGCTTGAATTTGATAATTCCCACTAGGAATTATCGCTTCATCATTTCGAATACTCATACAAACTAATATCGAACCAAATTTTTGACGAAATTCCCGTAAATCAACACCAACTAGTTTTGAATCTTCATTAATTTCTACTTCCACTAAATTTACTCTATCAGCAGCAAATGATTCTGCACTTAAAGCAGACGGATATTTTAATACTCGAACAATATCTCGAGCAGCTGATAATTCAGGATTAATAATCAGAGAAAGGCCGAGACTTTCTTTTAATACACTTTGATGATTTGAATATTCTGGATTTCTTACCCGTGCAACGGTATAAGTTGCCCCTAAATTTTTTGCTAAAACTGACGAAATGAGATTAATTTCGTCCATTTCGGTTACTGCAATAAATACATCAGCCGTATCAACGCCAATTTCTTGTTGAATTTCAATACTCGCACCATTTCCAACGATACCAGTTATATCAAATTTATTCATTAACTGATCAAGCTTTTCTTCATCTTTTTCAATTAATAAAATATCATTATGCTCATGTGATAATTCGGCACAAAGTTTTTCTCCAACTTTCCCGCCTCCGACAATGACTATTTTCATTTTATTCCTCCAAATATTCTTTCATCGTACTTTGTCTATTTTACATTAAATAATTGACTAATTGAAGTAGCGAAAAGATTAATTTTTACACTTCAATTACTTAATCTAGTACCTAGATAATGTTATACTAATATAACCAATATACTGAGGAGTGTTTAAGATGAATCAATTAAAACAATATATTGAACAGTACTATGATGAAATTGTTGCTCATCGCAGATATTTACACCAGCACCCAGAATTATCTTTATATGAAAAAGAAACAGCACATTATGTTTCCACACAATTAACAAAATTAGGGATTCCTCATCAGACAAATATCGGTGGTCATGGTGTAGTAGGATTAATTAACGGTGCTTCTTCAGGCCCTACTTTATTAATTCGTGCAGATATGGACGCTCTTCCCATTCAAGAGTTAACAGATTTGCCCTTTGCGTCTGAAAATACCAATATTATGCATGCTTGTGGACACGATATTCATACGGCTAATTTATTAGGCATTGCTAAAATCTTACTGCATTATCAATCTTCCCTACATGGTAATGTTAAACTGGTATTTCAACCTGCTGAAGAAGGACATAATGGTGCTAATTCAATGATTGCTGACGGCATTATGGAAAATCCAACAGTAGATTATGCTATTGGTTTACATATCGAGCCACATTTAAAATTAGGTACAGCTGCCATTGAAGACGGTCCTATTAGTGCTTATCCAGAATTTTTTACGATTCAATTAAATGGACGTGGTGGTCATGGTAGCCTACCTTTTGCCTCAATCGATCCTTTACGGGCAGGTGTTCATCTCTATCAACTCATTCATGATTTGAATAAAGAAATTAATCCACTTCACCCACATGTGATACAGATTTGTTCAATGCAAGCTGGAGAAGCACCTGCTGTTATTCCTGACCAATGTACGATAAAAGGAACAGTTCGGACACATTTTTCAGAAGATAAAGACCATATTCAACAACGTATCCGTCAGTTCACACAAGCAATTGAAACGATGTATCAAGTTAAAACAAGCATTCAATATCAATGTCCAGCCACTCCAGTATATAATGACCCAGAAAAAGCTGAAATCGCACGTCAATTAATGAATGATGTGTTTCCTGATGGTCTTGTATCAACCGTTCACTTCAAAATGGTCGGTGAAGACTTTGCAAGTTTCTCTGATAGAGTACCAGCAACCTTTTTAGTTGTAGGTTGTAGTGAAAATTTAGAACACTATTATCCATTACATAATGCACGATTTAATCCTAATGAAGCAGTCTTAAAATATGGTAGTCATGCATTATTAAAAATTGCCTTGCATTATCTTAATGTAACAAACTAATCTTTGTCATACAAAAATTGGGCTAGACAAAAAGTTAGCATTCTTAACTCTTTGCCTAGCCCTTAAAATTTTAACAATTAATCATGACTTTGAGTTGATTCAACTCGTGCTATCTTCCCTTGTTGAATGTAAACTGTTAATACCGCAATATCTGCTGGATTAACACCACTCACACGACTCGCTTGCCCCAATGTCGTAGGCTGAATTTTTTTCAAACGGTCTTTTGCTTCTGTCGCCAAACTATCAATCGCATCATAATCAATATTTGCCGGTATCGCTTTTTCTTCCATTGCTTTCATTTTTTCGACACGTTGAATGGCTTTATTGATATAGCCTTCATATTTTGTCTGAATCTCAACTTGCTCAGCTACTTGACGTTCTAAATTACCTTGTTCACGTGGAATTAATTGTACTAATTCTTGATATTTCACTTCCGGTCTTTTTAACAAATCAATCGCTAAAATACCGTCTTTTAAATGTGTTGACTGAATACCATCTAAGTAGTCAATCAATCCTTTAGTTTTTGGTGTTAGACGAATGGCAGTTAATCGTTCAATTTCTTCACTAACTAACTGTTGTTTTAATTTAAATTGTGCATAACGTTCCTCATCAACTAATCCTAATTGATAGCCTAACTCCGTCAAACGTAAATCAGCATTATCATGACGCAACAACAAGCGATATTCTGCTCGTGATGTCAATAAACGATAAGGCTCTGTCGTCCCTTTGGTTACTAAGTCATCAATCATAACACCGATATAGCCCTCACTACGTTTCATAACAAATGGTTCTTTACCTTGAGCTTTCAATGCAGCATTGATACCAGCAATTAAACCTTGTCCAGCTGCTTCTTCATAACCACTTGTCCCATTCATCTGCCCCGCAGTAAATAGCCCACTCACTAATTTTGTTTCAAGTGATAAACGTAATTGGTGTGGAATGACAACATCGTATTCAATCGCATATCCAGGTCGCATTAATTCTGCTCGTTCCATACCTTTAATCGAACGAATCATGGCTAATTGCACATCTTCAGGCATCGAAGTCGATAATCCTTGAACATACATCTCATCTGTCGACAATGCCTCTGGTTCAATAAATATTTGATGTCGTGGCTTATCACTGAATCGGACAATTTTATCTTCAATTGACGGACAATAACGTGCACCGACCCCTTCTACCATGCCACTAAACATAGGTGCTCGATGCAAGTTAGCTTGAATAATTTCATGAGTGGACTCATTTGTATGCGTCAACCAACAAGGAACACTTTCTTCTTTATAATCTTCATCTGGTGTCATAAAAGAAAAATGATTCGGTGATTCATCTCCTGGTTGTATTTCGGTCAATTCAAAATCAATAGTATCACGATGAATTCGTGGTGGTGTACCTGTTTTAAATCGTACTAATTCAAATCCTAAAGCCAACAGGTTTTCAGATAACTTAATAGACGGCAATGTATTATTAGGCCCTGATGAATAACTCAACTCTCCAATAATTATCTTGCCTCGTGATGAAGTCCCTGCTGTCAATACAACAGCTTTTGAGCGATAAATCGCACCTGTTTGTGTAATAACACCTTTACAAACACCATCTTCAACAATTAATTCATTCACTAAACCTTGTTTTAAATCCAAATTATCAGTATTTTCAAGTACTTGTTTCATCGATTGTGCGTATAAATGTTTATCAGCCTGTGCTCTCAATGCTTGCACTGCTGGCCCTTTTCCTGTATTGAGTAAACGCATTTGAATATATGTTTTATCAATATTTTTACCCATTTCACCACCTAGGGCATCAATTTCACGTACAACAACCCCTTTAGCCGGCCCACCAACCGACGGATTACATGGCATAAAGGCAACCATTTCTAAATTTAATGTTAATAATAATGTTCGACTCCCCATTCGAGCACTTGCTAATGCTGCCTCAGAACCGGCATGACCGGCTCCAACTACAATTACATCATATTGTCCTGCTTCAAACGTTTGCATTGTCTTCCTCCTTGTATTCTCTTCATAAGCTCTAATATTGATTATTTATGGTCATAAAACTCAACAAAATGCTCAATTAACTGGTCATCTTCATAGGTAAAATTAGCTGAAAAAAATGGTGATTTTTCTAATACCCATGATAAAAAGATATAATCCCCTTCCCATGTCGGTTTATTTTTTATCTCATCATAGTCTACCCAAGACAAAGTGCCTTCATGACATTCTGCTTGTAACTCACCTGAAAATTCAGTAACTCGATACACAAAACTATACCAATCTTCTCCGTCTTGTGTAAAATTTGGAAAGGTAATAAAACCACATAACTCCATTTTTTCAGCAATTAAACCTGTCTCTTCAAAAATCTCTCGTTTAGCACACGCTTCAGGTGTTTCACCAGGTTCAAATTTTCCACCAACACTGACCCATTTGCCTTTATGAATATCATTCTGACGTTTATTGCGATGCAACAATAAAAATTGTGAGCCATTATCAATATAACAAATCGTTGCTAACTTCATTTTCTTCCTACTTTCCTAAGCAAAATTGGCTAAATAATTTATCCAATAACTCGTCTTGTACGCTTTCTCCGATAATTTCACCTAATAAATCCCAAGCCTTTGTAAAATCAATTTGAATTAAATCAACTGGCATATAAGCCTCAATAGCTCCCAATACTTCATCTAATGCCTCAATGGCTTGATAGAGTAAAGCAGTATGTCTTGAATTTAATAAATAATTAACATCTGTTGATTGTAAATGTCCAGCGAAGAATTTTTGCTCAATGACGGTTTCTAATTGTTCAATCCCATTTTCCGTTGCCATTGATGTGTAAATCACTTCATCTTGTTCTGTATATTGTGCTAATACATTTTGGTCTAACTGTGCCGGCAAGTCTTGTTTATTTAATAAAATAATACGTGTTTTATCTTTCGTTGTCGTTAATAACTCAATATCCGTTTCTTGAAGTCTTTCCGATTGATTTAATAATAAAATAATTAAATCTGCTTGTTCAATCATTTGTCTTGATTTATCGACACCAATACGTTCAACAATTTCATCAGTTTGACGAATACCAGCAGTGTCAATCAATTTTAACGGTACACCACGAATATTAACATATTCTTCAATCGTATCTCGTGTTGTTCCCTCAATATCGGTGACAATCGCTTTTTCAATACCGGTTAAACGATTTAAAAGACTTGATTTTCCAACATTTGGTCGTCCAATAATCGCTGTTTGAATCCCCTCACGGAATAATTTTCCTTGCTGAGCTTGTTGGAGTATTTGTTCAATTTGCTTTTTAACCGAGTATGACGTTTCACGTAAATATTGTAGTGAAACTTCTTCTACATCATCGTATTCCGGATAATCAATCGTCACTTCAACTTGAGCTAATGTTTGGAGCATTTCATGTCTGAGTTGACGAATTTTTCCGGAAAGACTACCTCTTAATTGATTCATTGATGCAGTCATTGCTCGACTTGTTTTCGCTTGAATCAAATCCATTACGGCTTCAGCTTGTGACAAATCAATCCGTCCATTTAAAAATGCTCGTTTGGTAAACTCTCCTGGCTCAGCTAATCGAGCACCTACTTGCAAAAATAAATCTAAAATACGTTGTACAGCAACCACACCACCATGACAGTTCACTTCGACAACATCTTCTGTCGTAAACGAACGTGGTGCTCGCATAACACTTACCATTACTTCATCAATAATCGTGTCATATTTAGGGTCAACAATATGTCCATAATGAATTGTATGGCTTGGTACTTCAACTAAGTCTTTTCCTTTAAATACTTTCGCTGCATACTTTATAGCCTCTGGCCCACTTAAACGTACAATTCCAATTGCTCCCTCGCCTAATGCAGTAGAAATCGCAACAATCGTGTCCATTTGATACATGATTTCTGCCTCCTTAACTCAAAATAAAAAAGTGCCTAAACCACCCCTTTATATAAAAGAGTGATTAGCACTTTGACTGCTGTTTATTCATTTCGATTGCATTATACCAAAACACTAGTATTAATTGCAATAAAAATTTCTATTGACCAACACGTTTACGACGACGTGCAAATTCTGAGAAACTAAATTTCTCTAGACGATGATAGCTCGTTGTATATTGGAAGAATGAAGTATCTTCTAAAAAGACTTCTCCACTTACATTGATAACATAATCTAATGGCGTTAATTTCATTAAATTTATTCCCATTTCATTAGCTTTTTCAGCCACACCGTATTTATTCGCATAACTAATTTCTAAGTTTAATTCTTCTTCAAAATAACGGTAAATTGAACGTAATGCTTGAGAATGTGGAATATTTGGTACAAATTTACAACGAATATAATCTTCATCTACAATCATGACTTCACCTTTAACAGAACGTGTCCGTACTAAGTGAATAAACTTCTCGCCCTCTTCAATATCAAATTTACCAACTAAAAATGCAGGTGTTTCTTCAATATCATTTAAAATAATTTGTGTTTCAGATTGAATACCTTGTTCATCTTGTAATTCTTTGTGACTTACTAACCCACTAATTGGAAATGAAAAACGATGAAAATCTAACACAACTGAACCACGACCTTGTTTCTTTTGAATAAAGCCATTTTCTAACAATAATTTTTGTGCTTTACGAATCGTTTCTCTTGATACACCATAAGTTTCAGCTAAATCATGTTCACTTGGAATCAGTGAGCCAATAGGAAATTCACCCGTTTTAATTTTCTTTTCAATATCTAAATAGATTCGTTCAAATTTATTCATCGTTTTAAACCCCTTTTCATTTCAATTATCTTTATTTTTTATTTCATTCATTTACAATCCAAATACCACCGTCAGGATACGGTAATGAATCTGGTAGTAATCCTAAACCATTGACCGATAGAAAAATTTTCTTTACTCCAAAATGATTCGAAAGTGTTTGAACCATGGCAGGAATAACGCCGACTTCTGTCGCCGGATGCTGATTCATAGCAGCTACGACACCTGATGAAAAATCAATATTTAACACATCATTATTTAAAGAAATAGCATTTACTTGAACATTTTCAGCTATCCACCCTAAAGTTTGGAATAGTTGAGTATAAAGTGTAGTTATTTGATCATTTGTTTGCCAAGAAAGGTCAATCTTATCTAATACTACTTTTCCTAAATCATTTTCATCTGGGCGATAAATATCCAATGTCTGCGTTATTTTGGAATTGACAACAATCTCGCTAGCTTGCCAATATTGTTGTTGTTCTGACTCAGATAGTGGAATTTGCCAAATTGCTACTACCCCATAATTTTTAGCGTAATAATAATGAATCTCGTAATCAGATGAACTATATGTTACTTCAATAACATCTTCAAATGTTCCAGTCGCTAATGTAATTTCCTTGTATAAATTCGTAATCGTTGCTTCAACACCGTCAGCAGCTTGCCAAGACGTCCCTTTTTTCAAAGGTGCCTGTAATAGAACCATTTCCGTAATTGGATTTTCAGAAACATCATTCAAATGATTGATTGGAAACATCGATGTTTTATCGTTTGCTAATTGAATCAACTGCTGTGAATTCCATGAATAATATTTATTATTGACTGTATCCCCATTCACTTCACGCATTTGAATGAGACCTAATCCTCCATCTACATAGTCCATATACATCGAAAAAGAATGCGATTGATTCGTTAGCTTTATCAATTGATTTGTCTGTGCAATAAGAAATTGAGAAATATCTTCAAATAACTGCGATTCATCGTATGCAGTGAATGTCGATGAATCAAAAGAAGTATTAACATCTGTCGCTAATTCATCAGAATTTTTTAATTTATCTTGATTTATTTTCGCATTAATTTCAGATTGTTTCGCTTCACTTAAACGAATCATCGGTTCTTTTTGACAACCACATAATAACAATATTGATCCCAATACTAATAAAATGGATTGTTTCATCTTCTTTCCCCTCTACATTTCATACGTTCATTAGTGCCGAATTTACCTTTTTCTTGGTTTTATTTTACGTAAAACGCCTATAAATTTCAAGTGCTCACCCTTTATGTAATGAGCACTTGAAAAGTATGGTCAAATTATATCGCATTATCCCTCAAATTTAAAGACTATTGTTTCATAAGAATTTAAAATAATGTGCTGATTCTCTATCTTAGCATTACCATTACCAATTAGTTTTGTGGCCTTACTCCATTCAGACGGTAATTCAATAGTTACCTCTCCTGCATAGAAATGACTTATCACCAAAATTCGCTCATTTTGATATTCTCTAAAATAAGCCATTACTTTATCATTTGATAACAAATACGGAGTATATGTCCCCTCAATCAACGCTTTCTCCGATTTACGCAATGCTATTAATCGTTGATAATAATTAAAGATACTTTTCTCTTTTGCTTGATCTTGTTTTACATTCACATCTTGATAATTTTCTGCAATAGCTAACCAAGGTGTTCCACTAGAAAAACCAGCATTGAGTGATGAATCCCATTGCATTGGTGTGCGACTATTATCACGTGATTTAGATTGAATGATATCCATTGCTTTTTCAATAGAGTAGCCTTTGTCCAACATTAATTTATAATTATTATGCGTTTCAATATCATTGTATTGGTCCATCTTATCATAATTTGGATTGGTCATGCCAATTTCTTCACCTTGATAAATAAAAGGTGTTCCTCTTAAAAATTGAATAGTCGTTGCTAACATGGTTTGTGTTTCATAAGGATAATTCTCAACATCACCAAATCGACTATTTGAACGTGGTTGATCATGATTATTTAAGAATAAGGCATTCCAACCATTATGGTCCGACATTCCTTGTTGCCAATCATTTAAAATTTGTTTCAATTCTAAAAATCTAAATGGTGGATTACTCCACTTATCTCCATTTTCATAATCAACTTTCAAATGATGAAAACTGAAAATCATCGATAATTCTTTTTCTTCTGGATTAGTATAGCGAATACCATTTTCGATTGTTGTCGAAGACATTTCGCCAACTGTGACAATATCTTCTCTTAGGCCGAATGTCTGCTGATTCAATTCATTAATCCACTCATGCACAATCGGTGTATCTGTATATAATGATTTTTCCTGTGATGAACCTGGAGCTTGACTATCAATTAAATCTTCATCTTTTCCGATAACATTCAATACATCAAAACGGAAACCTTTTACTCCCTTTTCCAACCAAAATCTGACTACTTTATGTAATTCTTTTCGAACATTTTCATTATGCCAATTTAAATCAGCCTGTGTCACATCATAAAGATGTAAATAATATAAATCAGTATCGCCGAATGGTGCCCACGCTGCTCCTCCAAATTTTGATTCCCAATTTGTCGGCAAACTACCGTCCGATTTAGCTGGTCTTAAATAATAAAAATCTTGATAATATTTATCGCCGGCTAATGCTTTTTTAAACCATTGATGTTCAGTAGACGTATGATTAAACACCATATCTAACATAATATCAATCCCATATTTTTGACCTTCTGCTACTAAGCGTTCGAATGTTTCCATTGTACCAAATAAAGAATCGATGTCTGTATAATCACTAATATCATAACCATTATCATTTTGTGGAG contains:
- the trkA gene encoding Trk system potassium transporter TrkA, whose product is MKIVIVGGGKVGEKLCAELSHEHNDILLIEKDEEKLDQLMNKFDITGIVGNGASIEIQQEIGVDTADVFIAVTEMDEINLISSVLAKNLGATYTVARVRNPEYSNHQSVLKESLGLSLIINPELSAARDIVRVLKYPSALSAESFAADRVNLVEVEINEDSKLVGVDLREFRQKFGSILVCMSIRNDEAIIPSGNYQIQANDRIFITGEATDMMRFFKVIGNNEKSIRSTLIIGGGRIAYYVLKALKQSKIKATVIELDRERAQYLSEEFPNATVIHADGSDHEILEEYGLEDFDSFMSLTGVDEENLVMSVFARHNGVKKVITKMSRVEILKILTSVPLRTIITPKQIVANEIIQFVRARANIQGSNVEALYRLADNQVEVLQFRVTRNSKVCNIPLFQLKIKPNVLIAYIMRGQELIFPNGNDQLMPHDRVLVVTTARMFEDLEDILMQ
- a CDS encoding amidohydrolase, which encodes MNQLKQYIEQYYDEIVAHRRYLHQHPELSLYEKETAHYVSTQLTKLGIPHQTNIGGHGVVGLINGASSGPTLLIRADMDALPIQELTDLPFASENTNIMHACGHDIHTANLLGIAKILLHYQSSLHGNVKLVFQPAEEGHNGANSMIADGIMENPTVDYAIGLHIEPHLKLGTAAIEDGPISAYPEFFTIQLNGRGGHGSLPFASIDPLRAGVHLYQLIHDLNKEINPLHPHVIQICSMQAGEAPAVIPDQCTIKGTVRTHFSEDKDHIQQRIRQFTQAIETMYQVKTSIQYQCPATPVYNDPEKAEIARQLMNDVFPDGLVSTVHFKMVGEDFASFSDRVPATFLVVGCSENLEHYYPLHNARFNPNEAVLKYGSHALLKIALHYLNVTN
- the mnmG gene encoding tRNA uridine-5-carboxymethylaminomethyl(34) synthesis enzyme MnmG; amino-acid sequence: MQTFEAGQYDVIVVGAGHAGSEAALASARMGSRTLLLTLNLEMVAFMPCNPSVGGPAKGVVVREIDALGGEMGKNIDKTYIQMRLLNTGKGPAVQALRAQADKHLYAQSMKQVLENTDNLDLKQGLVNELIVEDGVCKGVITQTGAIYRSKAVVLTAGTSSRGKIIIGELSYSSGPNNTLPSIKLSENLLALGFELVRFKTGTPPRIHRDTIDFELTEIQPGDESPNHFSFMTPDEDYKEESVPCWLTHTNESTHEIIQANLHRAPMFSGMVEGVGARYCPSIEDKIVRFSDKPRHQIFIEPEALSTDEMYVQGLSTSMPEDVQLAMIRSIKGMERAELMRPGYAIEYDVVIPHQLRLSLETKLVSGLFTAGQMNGTSGYEEAAGQGLIAGINAALKAQGKEPFVMKRSEGYIGVMIDDLVTKGTTEPYRLLTSRAEYRLLLRHDNADLRLTELGYQLGLVDEERYAQFKLKQQLVSEEIERLTAIRLTPKTKGLIDYLDGIQSTHLKDGILAIDLLKRPEVKYQELVQLIPREQGNLERQVAEQVEIQTKYEGYINKAIQRVEKMKAMEEKAIPANIDYDAIDSLATEAKDRLKKIQPTTLGQASRVSGVNPADIAVLTVYIQQGKIARVESTQSHD
- a CDS encoding 8-oxo-dGTP diphosphatase — protein: MKLATICYIDNGSQFLLLHRNKRQNDIHKGKWVSVGGKFEPGETPEACAKREIFEETGLIAEKMELCGFITFPNFTQDGEDWYSFVYRVTEFSGELQAECHEGTLSWVDYDEIKNKPTWEGDYIFLSWVLEKSPFFSANFTYEDDQLIEHFVEFYDHK
- the mnmE gene encoding tRNA uridine-5-carboxymethylaminomethyl(34) synthesis GTPase MnmE: MYQMDTIVAISTALGEGAIGIVRLSGPEAIKYAAKVFKGKDLVEVPSHTIHYGHIVDPKYDTIIDEVMVSVMRAPRSFTTEDVVEVNCHGGVVAVQRILDLFLQVGARLAEPGEFTKRAFLNGRIDLSQAEAVMDLIQAKTSRAMTASMNQLRGSLSGKIRQLRHEMLQTLAQVEVTIDYPEYDDVEEVSLQYLRETSYSVKKQIEQILQQAQQGKLFREGIQTAIIGRPNVGKSSLLNRLTGIEKAIVTDIEGTTRDTIEEYVNIRGVPLKLIDTAGIRQTDEIVERIGVDKSRQMIEQADLIILLLNQSERLQETDIELLTTTKDKTRIILLNKQDLPAQLDQNVLAQYTEQDEVIYTSMATENGIEQLETVIEQKFFAGHLQSTDVNYLLNSRHTALLYQAIEALDEVLGAIEAYMPVDLIQIDFTKAWDLLGEIIGESVQDELLDKLFSQFCLGK
- the treR gene encoding trehalose operon repressor, with the protein product MNKFERIYLDIEKKIKTGEFPIGSLIPSEHDLAETYGVSRETIRKAQKLLLENGFIQKKQGRGSVVLDFHRFSFPISGLVSHKELQDEQGIQSETQIILNDIEETPAFLVGKFDIEEGEKFIHLVRTRSVKGEVMIVDEDYIRCKFVPNIPHSQALRSIYRYFEEELNLEISYANKYGVAEKANEMGINLMKLTPLDYVINVSGEVFLEDTSFFQYTTSYHRLEKFSFSEFARRRKRVGQ
- a CDS encoding GerMN domain-containing protein, whose product is MKQSILLVLGSILLLCGCQKEPMIRLSEAKQSEINAKINQDKLKNSDELATDVNTSFDSSTFTAYDESQLFEDISQFLIAQTNQLIKLTNQSHSFSMYMDYVDGGLGLIQMREVNGDTVNNKYYSWNSQQLIQLANDKTSMFPINHLNDVSENPITEMVLLQAPLKKGTSWQAADGVEATITNLYKEITLATGTFEDVIEVTYSSSDYEIHYYYAKNYGVVAIWQIPLSESEQQQYWQASEIVVNSKITQTLDIYRPDENDLGKVVLDKIDLSWQTNDQITTLYTQLFQTLGWIAENVQVNAISLNNDVLNIDFSSGVVAAMNQHPATEVGVIPAMVQTLSNHFGVKKIFLSVNGLGLLPDSLPYPDGGIWIVNE
- the treC gene encoding alpha,alpha-phosphotrehalase, with the protein product MTVTVQEKIIYQLYPKSFKDTTGNGIGDLEGVIEKMPYLSELGINMIWMNPFYPSPQNDNGYDISDYTDIDSLFGTMETFERLVAEGQKYGIDIMLDMVFNHTSTEHQWFKKALAGDKYYQDFYYLRPAKSDGSLPTNWESKFGGAAWAPFGDTDLYYLHLYDVTQADLNWHNENVRKELHKVVRFWLEKGVKGFRFDVLNVIGKDEDLIDSQAPGSSQEKSLYTDTPIVHEWINELNQQTFGLREDIVTVGEMSSTTIENGIRYTNPEEKELSMIFSFHHLKVDYENGDKWSNPPFRFLELKQILNDWQQGMSDHNGWNALFLNNHDQPRSNSRFGDVENYPYETQTMLATTIQFLRGTPFIYQGEEIGMTNPNYDKMDQYNDIETHNNYKLMLDKGYSIEKAMDIIQSKSRDNSRTPMQWDSSLNAGFSSGTPWLAIAENYQDVNVKQDQAKEKSIFNYYQRLIALRKSEKALIEGTYTPYLLSNDKVMAYFREYQNERILVISHFYAGEVTIELPSEWSKATKLIGNGNAKIENQHIILNSYETIVFKFEG